In Candidatus Syntrophosphaera sp., the sequence GTCTGTGAGCCCGGAAGCCCCGTGTAAAACGAGACCGCGCTCCACTCCGTGGCGGATCAGCAGGCCATCGATCTCCTTGATCAGGTCGAGGCGCAGAACGATGTTCTCGCCTTTGGAAACGCCGTGGTTTGTGCCCACGGAAGCCGCGAAGAGGTCCACATTGGTCTTCTGCACGAATTCCAGCGCTTCCTCCGGCTTGGTGTAAAGCTCTGTTTCGGAAACGATCTCGTCCTCGGTACCCTTGATATGCCCGATCTCGCCTTCCACGATGATCCCGTGCCGGTGCGCCACATCCACCACCTCTTTGGTGATGCGGATGTTTTCCACCAGATCTTCTTTCGAGGCGTCGATCATCACCGAGGTCACGAGCTTGTTTTCGATGCAGTAGACGATGAAATCAAAGTAATTCGGCGTGGCGTGGTCGATATGCAGCCCCACCCCGCTGTTTTTGAATTGTGCGGCAAAGGTTCTCACCATCGCGGAGATAAGCTGCGCTCCGGCCTTGATGTCCTGGGATTCGCCGGCCGCGTATTTGCAGGCCCCGCTACTCATTTGCATTAGGCCGTCGGAATTCACAGCTGCGTAGCCCTGGATGATGGCGCGGATCTGGGTATCAAACACCACGTTGGACGCGATGATCCCAAACCTCTGCTTTTTCGCCTTCAAGAACACCTCTCCCATTTGTTTTCCGGTTAGAAACATTTCAAACCTCCTGGTTTGTCATAATTTTATTAATGAAAGATCAGTATTACCAACACCGCCGCCACTGTCAAGATAAATCGTCTTCAGGCCCGGTTTCATCAGCATCCAGCGACGCTATCCCTTCTTCCAGTTCCAGGATGTGGACCGTATCCTCCGTGGGCAGGTCCTGCACCTTGTTCAGTTTCTTTTGGATCTGCCGGCTGCGGTGGCTGGCTGTTTCAATCGTGTTGGAAGCTTCCTGCAGCTTCTTCTGAGTCTTTTCCAAAACCTCGCCGAACTTGCCAAATTCGTTCTTCACGGCGCTGAGGATCTTCCAGACCTCGCCGGTGCGCTTTTCGATCGCCAGGGTGCGGAAGCCCATTTGCAGGCTGTTCAGGATCGCCGCGAATGTCGTTGGCCCCACCACGATCACCTGGTATTGGCGCCGCAGGACCTCAAACAGCTCGGGATCCCTCAAAACTTCAGCGTAAAGCCCTTCTATGGGCAGAAAGAGCATTGCAAAATCGGTGGTGTAGGGCGGATTGAGGTACTTGTTGCGGATATCGCGGGCGCACCCGATTATCCTGCTCTGCAGGGCTTTCCGAGCTGCCTCGACGGTGGATACATCCCCGATCTCCCAAGCCTCGACGAGCCGATGGTAGTCCTCGATCGGAAATTTCGCGTCGATGGGCAGATAGACCGCTTCCTGGTCCTCGTCCCGTCCGGGCAGTCGGACGGCAAATTCGACCACGTCGTCACGCCGCTTGTGGGGTTTGAAATTGCGCACATACTGCTCCGGGGTGAGCATCTGCTCCAAAATTATCTCCAACTGGATCTCGCCCATCACGCCGCGGGTCTTGACGTTGCTGAGGACCTTCTTCAGGTCGCCCACCCCGCTGGCCAGGCTTTGCATCTCACCCAGGCCCTTGTGGACCAGTTCCAGGCGCTCGCTCACCTGCTTGAATGAGTCTCCCAGGCGCTTTTCCAGGGTCTCGTGCAGTTTCTCGTCCACCGTCTTGCGCATCTCTTCGAGCTTGGTCTCGTTGTTGCTGCGGATCTGCTCCATCCGGTCCTCCAGCGCCTTTTTCAAAGACTCGAACTGGGTTTGCTCGGTATTCGTCAGGTCCTGCAGCTTGCGGGCCAGGGATTCGGACAGGTTGTTCAGCGCCAGGCCAAGCTCTTCGCGGTTTTTGGCTGCGTCGGAGTTGATCTGCTGGTTCAGCTTGGTGAGCGCGGTTCCTGTCTCCTCGCGGTTGATCCGTAGTTCGTTTTTTACGGCCTCGTTCTGGCTGGAAAGCAGGGCCAGCAGCTCTTTGCGCGTCTCGGCTTCCGTGCCCAACAGGTCTGTCCGCAAGCGCTGGAGATCATCCCGCAGATAGCGTTCAAAGGATTCCAGGGATTGGCCGATCCTGTTCAAGGAATCTCTCAAGGCCGCGTTTTCCGAGCCTTTCTTGAACAGCAGGACCAGCAGCACAATCCCGATAATGGCGCTCAGGCCGCATAACACCAGAATAATTGTAAGCATCGGTTACATCCCCCTCACATCTTGCGGTAAAGGTAATGCAGCATTCCGATCAGAGTTATGTCCTGATGCTCCTGCGGATTGAACAGCAGGGGCTGGTATTCCTCGTTTAGGGACAGCAGGACGATCAGCTTTTTGCGCGCGTCGAAGCTGAGCCTTTTGAGGGTGATCGCCCCATCGATGCGCAGCGCGCAGATGTTTCCGGTGGCGCTCTCCCAGTCCTGGCTGCGGCGGATCACCACCAGATCGTTGTTGCAGACCATCGGTTCCATGCTGTGGCCGTTCACGCGCAGGGCAATGTAGTCTTCCTCCTCTCCATTGATCATGCTGCGCCTCATGCTGATCACGTCCATGCTCGTGTCGATGCTTTCGGCTGGCAAGCCGGCCGCGATCTCTCCGACGACGCGCAGGTCTACAACGTCCTGGGAATTCAGTTCCTCTTTGGACTTCACGAGTATGGCCAGCTCATCGTTGATGAAGCTGCGGATCTTGTCCAGCCTGCGTTCCGTCGAGCTCACGGTAGCGCCGGAGCCTCCGAACATCGGGCCCTTGCCCGTGATCATCCAGTGCAAATTGACCCCGTGGGCCTTGGCCAGCAGGGCCAGAGTCTGCAAGGAAGGCTTGATCTTGTTGCTCTCCATCTGGGAGATCGCCGAGGCGTTGATTTTCAGGGAATCGGCCAGTTCCTTCTGCGAAAGTTTCAGCTGTTTGCGCAGGGATTTGATTCTGTCGCCAATCATATTATCCTCCAATGATCAGTTATCCGGACTTAAGGAAATCAATCTTAATGCCCGGATGCAAAATAATAAGCGCCGCTATATCTGTCAAGCGGAATTTGTTCATTTCCGCTAATTAATCATAACTCACTGCCGGCGATTAACTTATCCGAGTCCCCCAGCTAATTCCGGACAAGCACGCGAAGGAACAGAGCTTATTCCCCTTCCTTATCTGTATGATAGAGTTAGTTTTAAAAGCATTAACTGTCCTGCCCGGGCTTCATCGCTCTCCCTATCACTACGCTATCATTACGGACTCAATACGGACTTAGTCCGTAATGAGTCCGTATTGACACCGTAATGATAAGGGGAGCCATAGTATGGGGACCAAGACAACTTCTTGATGCATATAAACTTGGAATATGGATTTCGTAATCATCCAATTTCCATGTCATTAATTAACGCAAATACTCCTTGGCAGTTTGTTCAATTGCAGGTGTAATTTCGGCGGAACGTGCGGGAAGCACAGTTTCGTCTCCACGTTCGCCGTTGCGCTTTATATCGTCAAGAAGCAATTTCATTGCATTGATTTCGCGGATTTGGGCTTCAATGATATCATCCGCGAGTTCACGGACGCGCGGATCGCTGATATTCGCATTGCGCGCATTGTTGATAGCAATTGAGTGATGGGGTATCATCGCTTTCATGAAGCTGACATCATTGATCAGTGTTTGACTTCTGTTCATGTAAAACAGGATGCTGCCGCCAACAATTGCCACGATGATAATCGCGATCTTGAGGCGTTTATTCTCATACATCGGCCACATGAAACTTAACATCACAATTGTCATGACGCAGCCCATCACCAATGAGGCAATCAGACGATTCAGGCTAAATGTGGCATGGTCAAGTGAATGGATGAGCTGATACATTAAGAAAAACATGATGATGACCGAAGTTGCTATCATGGCCGTAAATCTTACCCAACTCATACCCTTTGCCTGCTTGTGCTTATTCATGCAGATACTCCTTTATGGCTTTTAGTACAATATAAGGCATACTCAGGATTTCACAATCATAACACCCGGAAACTCAATCTTTATCCTGTCCGGTACCGCTCGAACACTGGATCTGGCATTTTGTCCACTGTCATTTGAGGCAGATATCACGGAATCTTTTTTACCGGATAGGCTTGATCCAATTCAAGATCCGAAAATGAAATATTTCTTGACGTATTTGGCTGTTTGGCAAAATAGGCAACCACTATGCCAATATAGAGGTGTCAACAATGCCAACTGATAGCAAATATGAGCAGATGGCGGTCATCATGAAAGCCATGGCGCATCCCACCCGGCTGCTTATCCTGGACAAGCTCAACGAAAAAGAGCATTGCGTCTGCGAACTCCAAGAACTGATCGGAGCGGACATGTCCACAGTTTCGCGGCATCTGGCTGTTTTACGCAACGCCGGAATCATCGACAGCCGCAAAGAGAACAACCAGGTCTTTTACGGCCTGCTCTGCCCCTGTGTGCTGGACATCTACCGATGTGTGATCGAAGTTAGAAAAACCAAGGATAGATCATGAGTGACAAACTGAAGGAAGTAAAGATCCTGGGGGTCATGCTGGCCGTGTTTCTGGCCGCCTATTTCATCCCTTTCACCGCGCCCCGCTTTCTGAACGGGCTGCACGAAGCCTTTTTCATGCTGCAGGAATACGCCCGTCTGCATGTTTTGCTCTGCCTGATCCCGGCCCTGTTCATCGCCGGGGCGGTGAGTGTTTTCATCAGCCGGGACAGCGTGATGCGCTATCTGGGGCCCAAAGCCAAAAAGGTGCTCGCCTATGGCGTGGCCTCGGTTTCGGGCGCCATCCTGGCAGTCTGTTCCTGCACGATCCTGCCCCTGTTCAGCGGGATCTACAAACGCGGCGCCGGACTCGGCCCCGCCATCGCCTTCCTCTATTCCGGACCGGCGATCAACATCCTGGCGATCGTGATGACCGCCCGCATTCTGGGCTTGCAGATGGGTGTCGCGCGGGCCGTGGGAGCAATCTTTTTCAGCATCGTGATCGGCTTGATCATGCATCTGATCTTCCGCAAGGAGGAAAACGAGCGCCAGCAGAATGGCGCGGGTTTCGCATCTGAGGGCGAAGGCCAGCCGCTTTGGAAGACGGTCGTCTATTTTGGCCTGATGATCCTCATCCTGATCACCCTGAACTGGGCAAAGCCTGGCAGCGCAACGGCTTCCGGGTTCATGGCCTGGGTCTATGCCTGGCGCTGGATCGTGGCCGGCGTGATCGCCTTTCTTTTGGGCCTGAGCCTGCACCGCTTTTACAGTTTCAAGCTCCACAAGGTGCTGATCATCACTGCCGGCGTGGTGCTGGCCGGTTTGCTTTTCCCTTCCCAGCCTGCTTTGGCCTATGTAGTTGGAGTGGTGCTACTGAGCCTGTTCCTCATCTTTGAAAAGGGCGAATTGAAGGACTGGCTGAATTCCACCTGGGATTTTGCCAAGCTGATCATTCCGCTGCTCTTTATGGGCGTGATGATCGCTGGCGCGCTGTTGGGCAGGCCGGGTCAGGAGGCCTGGATCCCTTCATCCTGGATCGAAACAGCGGTGGGCGGAAATTCCCTCTGGGCCAATTTCTTTGCCTCCATCTCCGGCGCCTTCATGTATTTCGCCACCCTCACCGAAGTTCCCATCCTGCAAGGCCTGTTGGGCAGCGGAATGGGTAAGGGGCCAGCACTGGCCTTGCTCTTGGCCGGTCCGGCGCTCTCGCTCCCGAGCATGCTGGTGATCAACACCGTGCTCGGTTTTAAGAAGACCGCCACCTTCATCGCCCTGGTCGTGATCATGTCCACCTTCACCGGATTCGTCTTTGGAGCGGTGTTCGGATGATTTTGCAGATCTTTACCCAACTCAGCC encodes:
- a CDS encoding DUF305 domain-containing protein, encoding MNKHKQAKGMSWVRFTAMIATSVIIMFFLMYQLIHSLDHATFSLNRLIASLVMGCVMTIVMLSFMWPMYENKRLKIAIIIVAIVGGSILFYMNRSQTLINDVSFMKAMIPHHSIAINNARNANISDPRVRELADDIIEAQIREINAMKLLLDDIKRNGERGDETVLPARSAEITPAIEQTAKEYLR
- a CDS encoding class II fructose-bisphosphate aldolase, which codes for MFLTGKQMGEVFLKAKKQRFGIIASNVVFDTQIRAIIQGYAAVNSDGLMQMSSGACKYAAGESQDIKAGAQLISAMVRTFAAQFKNSGVGLHIDHATPNYFDFIVYCIENKLVTSVMIDASKEDLVENIRITKEVVDVAHRHGIIVEGEIGHIKGTEDEIVSETELYTKPEEALEFVQKTNVDLFAASVGTNHGVSKGENIVLRLDLIKEIDGLLIRHGVERGLVLHGASGLTDEQQITAIANGVVKINKDTHYQMDMATAIQAYWEKEKYAIVCPPDVDPAAYIPNKSKFDPRKWLAKGEERMQNTVTGFCQVSGSANNSILS
- a CDS encoding permease yields the protein MSDKLKEVKILGVMLAVFLAAYFIPFTAPRFLNGLHEAFFMLQEYARLHVLLCLIPALFIAGAVSVFISRDSVMRYLGPKAKKVLAYGVASVSGAILAVCSCTILPLFSGIYKRGAGLGPAIAFLYSGPAINILAIVMTARILGLQMGVARAVGAIFFSIVIGLIMHLIFRKEENERQQNGAGFASEGEGQPLWKTVVYFGLMILILITLNWAKPGSATASGFMAWVYAWRWIVAGVIAFLLGLSLHRFYSFKLHKVLIITAGVVLAGLLFPSQPALAYVVGVVLLSLFLIFEKGELKDWLNSTWDFAKLIIPLLFMGVMIAGALLGRPGQEAWIPSSWIETAVGGNSLWANFFASISGAFMYFATLTEVPILQGLLGSGMGKGPALALLLAGPALSLPSMLVINTVLGFKKTATFIALVVIMSTFTGFVFGAVFG
- a CDS encoding XRE family transcriptional regulator, which encodes MIGDRIKSLRKQLKLSQKELADSLKINASAISQMESNKIKPSLQTLALLAKAHGVNLHWMITGKGPMFGGSGATVSSTERRLDKIRSFINDELAILVKSKEELNSQDVVDLRVVGEIAAGLPAESIDTSMDVISMRRSMINGEEEDYIALRVNGHSMEPMVCNNDLVVIRRSQDWESATGNICALRIDGAITLKRLSFDARKKLIVLLSLNEEYQPLLFNPQEHQDITLIGMLHYLYRKM
- a CDS encoding metalloregulator ArsR/SmtB family transcription factor, which produces MPTDSKYEQMAVIMKAMAHPTRLLILDKLNEKEHCVCELQELIGADMSTVSRHLAVLRNAGIIDSRKENNQVFYGLLCPCVLDIYRCVIEVRKTKDRS
- the rmuC gene encoding DNA recombination protein RmuC, which produces MLTIILVLCGLSAIIGIVLLVLLFKKGSENAALRDSLNRIGQSLESFERYLRDDLQRLRTDLLGTEAETRKELLALLSSQNEAVKNELRINREETGTALTKLNQQINSDAAKNREELGLALNNLSESLARKLQDLTNTEQTQFESLKKALEDRMEQIRSNNETKLEEMRKTVDEKLHETLEKRLGDSFKQVSERLELVHKGLGEMQSLASGVGDLKKVLSNVKTRGVMGEIQLEIILEQMLTPEQYVRNFKPHKRRDDVVEFAVRLPGRDEDQEAVYLPIDAKFPIEDYHRLVEAWEIGDVSTVEAARKALQSRIIGCARDIRNKYLNPPYTTDFAMLFLPIEGLYAEVLRDPELFEVLRRQYQVIVVGPTTFAAILNSLQMGFRTLAIEKRTGEVWKILSAVKNEFGKFGEVLEKTQKKLQEASNTIETASHRSRQIQKKLNKVQDLPTEDTVHILELEEGIASLDADETGPEDDLS